In Carassius auratus strain Wakin chromosome 46, ASM336829v1, whole genome shotgun sequence, the following proteins share a genomic window:
- the LOC113064126 gene encoding ER degradation-enhancing alpha-mannosidase-like protein 3, translated as MGGNWIRREKHRCGGFVMAVVAVILSYILIGVTGQDGQTMTAEEKSRIRDQILEMFDHAYNSYMDYAYPADELMPLSCRGRVRGLEPNRGDIDDSLGKFSLTLIDTLDTLVLLNKLDEFEEAVKKTVQDVRFDNDIVVSVFETNIRVLGGLLGAHVMADVLKQRGERMQWYRDELLHMAKELGYRLLPAFNTTSGLPYPRVNLRYGVVNPLSRTGTESDTCTACAGTMILEFAALSQLSGDPIFEEHARKAMDVLWEKRQRGSDLVGTVINIHNGDWVRRDSGVGAGIDSYYEYLMKAYILLGDKVYLDRFNTHYSAIMKYISQPPLLLNVHMHNPTVNVRSWMDSLLAFFPGLQVLRGDLKPAIETHEMLYQVTKRHNFLPEAFTSEFRVHWGQHPLRPEFAESTYFLYKATGDPYYLKVGQSIVEKLNTHARVPCGFAAVQDVRTGTHEDRMDSFFLAEMFKYLYLLFSEKSQLPINIDDYIFTTEAHLLPVSLSTIQPSCHTNNTEPQAHEDDLFSYSCPSAQTLFPNNPTFAKTIRDGYKYLTGLGRTQQPSSVRGIELPLHDTGLEPVEFLKSIGISLTPLTELVSASLSSASPDSQKGVYKLKLVAEVSQTPEHEEVVPLIVQLISPPFLGRTVLTAGPAKFGMDLTKQEHGVKGSIVKSVPYTACGPIENAVEMQGHIALALRGDCMFAVKARRLQEAGATGVIFVDHREGSSSAETPLFQMVGDGEPTDDITVPLVFLFSKEGATLSAALQEHHNVDVLLLPKEKQLGKEKPEKLNIKFRIAKDEFAEGEIESTTIQLVLEQSEKDTEAASLTGENQETCSSLQKEPESSP; from the exons ATGGGGGGAAACTGGATCAGGAGAGAAAAACATCGTTGTGGTGGATTTGTCATGGCTGTGGTAGCTGTGATCTTGTCTTACATTCTGATTGGAGTCACTGGTCAAGATGGACAGACAATGACTGCAGAAGAAAAGTCCAGAATCAG ggACCAAATCCTAGAGATGTTTGATCATGCCTATAACAGTTACATG GACTATGCTTACCCAGCAGATGAGTTGATGCCCCTCAGCTGTAGAGGAAGGGTGAGAGGGCTGGAACCCAATCGAGGGGACATCGATGACTCTTTGGGAAA gTTCTCTTTAACATTAATAGACACTTTAGATACTCTTGTG CTGTTAAACAAACTGGATGAATTTGAGGAGGCTGTGAAGAAGACCGTGCAAGACGTCAGATTCGATAATGACATAGTCGTCTCTGTCTTTGAGACCAATATCCGTGTGCTGGG TGGTTTGTTGGGTGCACATGTCATGGCAGATGTTCTAAAGCAGCGTGGAGAGAGGATGCAATGGTACAGAGATGAACTGCTGCACATGGCTAAAGAGCTGGGCTACCGCCTCCTGCCTGCCTTTAACACCACCAGTGGCCTTCCTTATCCTCGG GTAAATTTGCGCTATGGAGTCGTCAACCCCCTTTCTCGTACAGGAACGGAGTCAGACACTTGCACTGCTTGCGCAGGCACCATGATTCTGGAGTTTGCAGCTCTCAGCCAACTGTCCGGGGACCCAATTTTTGAG GAACATGCTAGGAAAGCTATGGATGTCCTCTGGGAGAAGAGGCAAAGAGGAAGTGACCTTGTCGGCACTGTGATCAACATCCACAACGGAGACTGGGTTCGCAGAG ATAGTGGTGTTGGTGCTGGAATTGACTCGTATTATGAATACTTGATGAAAGCTTATATTCTTCTTGGGGACAAGGTGTACCTTGACAGATTCAACACA CACTACAGTGCCATTATGAAGTACATCAGCCAGCCTCCTCTGCTGCTCAACGTCCACATGCACAACCCCACCGTAAACGTGCGAAGCTGGATGGATTCCTTGCTCGCCTTCTTCCCTGGACTACAG GTGCTGAGAGGAGACTTGAAACCTGCTATTGAGACGCATGAGATGCTGTACCAAGTGACTAAACGGCACAATTTCCTCCCTGAG GCCTTTACCTCTGAGTTCAGAGTTCACTGGGGCCAGCACCCGTTGAGACCAGAGTTTGCTGAAAGCACATATTTCCTTTACAAA GCAACAGGTGATCCTTACTACTTGAAAGTAGGCCAGTCTATAGTGGAGAAGCTGAACACTCACGCCCGGGTCCCCTGTGGCTTCGCCGCCGTACAGGATGTGAGGACAGGAACACATGAGGACAG GATGGATTCCTTCTTCCTAGCTGAGATGTTTAAGTACCTCTACCTGCTCTTCTCAGAGAAGAGCCAGTTGCCTATAAACATTGATGATTATATTTTCACTACTGAGGCTCATTTGCTTCCAGTATCTCTGTCTACGATCCAACCCTCCTGTCATACCAACAACACG GAACCTCAAGCTCATGAAGACGATTTATTTTCCTACTCTTGCCCTAGTGCTCAAACCCTGTTCCCTAACAACCCCACCTTTGCCAAGACTATCAGAGACGGTTATAAATACCTCACTGGTTTGGGAAGAACGCAGCAGCCCTCATCTGTCAG GGGGATTGAACTGCCTCTTCATGACACAGGCCTGGAGCCAGTTGAGTTTCTGAAAAGCATTGGCATCTCTTTGACGCCCCTTACTGAGCTGGTCTCCGCCAGCCTAAGCTCAGCTTCTCCG gACTCTCAGAAGGGTGTGTACAAGTTAAAGCTAGTTGCTGAGGTGAGCCAAACACCGGAGCATGAGGAAGTGGTGCCACTAATTGTGCAGCTCATTTCCCCTCCGTTTTTGGGTCGAACTGTCCTCACGGCTGGTCCAGCAAAGTTTGGAATGGATCTTACCAAACAAGAGCATGGG GTGAAAGGCAGTATTGTGAAGAGTGTTCCATATACAGCATGTGGCCCGATTGAAAACGCAGTAGAGATGCAGGGACACATAGCTCTGGCATTGAGAGGAGACTGCATGTTCGCTGTCAAAGCTCGGCGCCTGCAGGAAGCAGGAGCCACCGGAGTCATCTTCGTTG ATCACAGAGAGGGCAGCAGCAGTGCTGAGACTCCATTGTTCCAGATGGTTGGAGACGGAGAACCTACAGATGACATCACAGTTCCCCTGGTGTTCCTCTTCAGTAAAGAGGGAGCTACACTTAGTGCCGCTCTGCAAGAACATCACAATGTGGATGTCCTTCTGCTGCCCAAAGAGAAACAACTAGGAAAAG aAAAACCTGAGaagttaaatattaagttccGTATAGCAAAGGACGAGTTTGCGGAGGGTGAGATTGAAAGCACTACCATCCAGCTGGTGCTGGAGCAAAGCGAGAAAGACACTGAGGCTGCATCGTTGACGGGTGAAAACCAGGAGACCTGCAGCTCTCTGCAGAAAGAGCCTGAGAGCAGCCCCTGA